AGTTCCATGCCGGACAGCCCGGGCATCGAGATGTCGAGGAAGACGCCGTCGACGGTGTGGTCGGTGAGCTCCCGGAGCGCGCTCGTCGCGTCGGAGGCGGTGATCACCTGGCCGACGGCGTCGTGCCTGTTGAGGAGATAGGCGAGTTCGTCGAGGGCGGGGGCCTCGTCGTCGACGGCGAGGACTGTCAGACCGGTCATCGGTGGTGGGCCTCTCTCCCGTCTGTCGCCGGGTCGGCTCGGATGCCGGACGCGAACTTCGGGATCCGCATGCTGACCTTGGTGCCTGCGCCGACGGCTGTGTCGACCACTAGACCGTAGTCGTTGCCGAACGCCGACCGGAGACGTTGGTCGACATTGGTGAGTCCGACGTGCGCGCCGTCGGACTCTTTCGGCCCTGCCGGGTCGAGGGCGTCGATCGCCCCGGTCCGCAGCAGCTCGGGGTCCATTCCGACGCCGTCGTCTTCGATCGACAGGAGGCAGTCGGGGCCGGTGTTGCGAGCGATGATGCTGATGGTGCCGGTCTTGCGGCCTGCCAGGCCGTGGCGGACAGCGTTCTCCACGAGCGGCTGCAGGGCGAGGAACGGCACGACGACACCGAGTACTTCGGGCGCCACTTGGAGTTTCACCGTCAGACCGGGCCCGAATCGTGCACGTTCAAGGGTGAGGTATCGGTCGATGTTGCGGAGTTCGTCGGCGAGCGCCGTGTACTCGCCCGCCGCGCGGAACGAGTACCGGGTGAAGTCGGCGAAATCGAGGATCAGTTCGCGTGCACGATCGGGGTCGGTGCGGACGAACGAGGCGATCGTGTTGAGGGCGTTGTAGATGAAG
This genomic window from Gordonia sp. PDNC005 contains:
- a CDS encoding histidine kinase; this encodes MSGELITIVILGTVLAALLIVIALRTRRVVVTPHERAVYDTLQTAALAARPLRDGLTEQSATEAVGPLLALTSADGVALYGPDAELLASDGEAGLWTSPVLASAAKLAAAALRDQRPMAAPGPGGASALARHLLAAPLLTDDISAGVLVVASSDEPGPGRIGAITEVARYAASQLQLAELDASRARLDRAEVLALRAQISPHFIYNALNTIASFVRTDPDRARELILDFADFTRYSFRAAGEYTALADELRNIDRYLTLERARFGPGLTVKLQVAPEVLGVVVPFLALQPLVENAVRHGLAGRKTGTISIIARNTGPDCLLSIEDDGVGMDPELLRTGAIDALDPAGPKESDGAHVGLTNVDQRLRSAFGNDYGLVVDTAVGAGTKVSMRIPKFASGIRADPATDGREAHHR